The sequence ACTGGCCCGCCGAGGCTGCCGCCGGGTCAATCTGGATGCCGGCTATCTGGACCACAGCAAGGTGGTCCTGGCCAGCATGAAATTCGCCGGCCAGAAGATCCACCTGGGCCAGGGTGTCTACGCCGACCTCATGAGCCGCTACCGGAAGGGCCGCTACCGGCCCCTGGAATGGGCGTTCCCCGATTTCCGAGACGGACGCTACGACCGGGACCTGGCCCGGATCCGGGATTTGTATATGGCCAGTCGGCGGGGAGCGGCGATTTCCAATCGCCGATCAGGGGAGGGTTAAGGGGGGACGGCAACACACCCATTGAATCCAGCGATATCCAAAGAGATCCCGGAATATCTATTAAGTGATTGTATTTCTTTATGTTAGACCTGTTCTCACCCCGTTTCAGCCTCCCCTGAAGTCCCTTGATATCCAACCCGATCCCATTAATTGGGAATTATATACAATCTTCCCCATAGGGCTGATGGATCATTGGCAACGCCGATCAAGGTGGTAAGTTGAATACGGGTTCCAAAGCCGCCTCACCACCTGCGGGAAAAGAGCTGCCTTATCCCCATTCCCGGCGTTGCCAATGGGGTTGAATATAAAACGGCTGGTGGTGTGCTGGCAATGGTGAAATGGAGAAGTCTGATCAATTAAGGGAAATTGTGGGTGATATGGGGTCTGGGCTGCCGTTGGGGAACGGGGACTATGAGCCCAGACTCCTCTTATCAAAGGTTGTTGGAAGTTCATACGTACCACCCCCTTTCTGATGGGCTCGGTGGCCCTTAATTGATCGGATTACTATTATGGCATTGTTATCAATGTATTGGAGGAGATGAAAAAATTCTGAATATATTTGACCCCAAACTGACAGGGCGCGGACCCACTCATATGACTCCGGTTGTGGGGATGAGGGACAGAGACACTCGTCAGGTGACTGCTATGGTGGCTCCAAATTCGACAAGGGAAGTTCTAAGCGGGTTCATAATGGAGTATGTGACTCCAGAGACAATGATCTACACGGATACCGCAAGCCCATACCAGTCTCTGGAGAATCATGAAACGGTCCGGCATTCTCATGGTGAGTATGTCAGGGGCGATGTTCATACGTACGGAGTTGAGTCCTTCTGGTCGATGCTCAAGAGAGCCCACAAGGGCACGTTCCACAAGATGAGCGTCAAGCATCTTCACCGGTACGTCGGAGAATTTGCTGGCAGGAACAACATCCGAGATTTGGACACCATCGACCAGATGGAGGTTGTTGTAAGGGGAATGGACAACACGCGGCTCAGGTACAAGGATCTGATTGCATGAGGAAGTTGAAATGACCAAATATGAGAAGTCGAAAATTTTAGGTGGTCTGGTACAGGAATGGAGTGATCTCAGACAGGAAAGAGCATATTGCAGAAAAAGGGCCTTGGAATTGGCT is a genomic window of Acidobacteriota bacterium containing:
- a CDS encoding DUF4416 family protein; protein product: MAQVEAVEPVKLLVALLWADAQSRNAALEQLEIRWGAIDSSGADHPFDVTDYYEAEMGPSLQRRLVSFSRMIPPETLPEVKLACNRIEEQLARRGCRRVNLDAGYLDHSKVVLASMKFAGQKIHLGQGVYADLMSRYRKGRYRPLEWAFPDFRDGRYDRDLARIRDLYMASRRGAAISNRRSGEG
- a CDS encoding IS1595 family transposase, coding for MIGLLLWHCYQCIGGDEKILNIFDPKLTGRGPTHMTPVVGMRDRDTRQVTAMVAPNSTREVLSGFIMEYVTPETMIYTDTASPYQSLENHETVRHSHGEYVRGDVHTYGVESFWSMLKRAHKGTFHKMSVKHLHRYVGEFAGRNNIRDLDTIDQMEVVVRGMDNTRLRYKDLIA